TTCTGGAGGCAGAGGCCTAGCAGTGGCATTTTCCAGCAGTGCATCATAGAGCATGACCACTTAGGATACACTTTATACTCCACTTTTGGGGCATTTTACATTCCCATGATCATCATTCTCATCTTATACTACAGGATTTACAATGCCGCAAAAACTCTCTACCAGAAGCGTGGCTCTTCTCGGCACCTCAGCAGCCGAAGCATGGGCAGTCAGAATTCTGTAATAGACCATTACCGAGTCTCCCACACATTTTGTGTGTCAGACTTGGCCAATTCAGATCTTGCTCTGGCTACTGACAAACTAAATGCAACCATACGCATCCCGTCCTTTGAGAAGGATATGGATGGGCAGGATGAGAAGAACCAGATATGTACCTTGCGGGAGAGGAAAGCAGCTCGTATCCTTGGCCTCATCCTCGGGGCCTTCATTCTATGCTGgctccctttctttttaaaggagCTCCTGGTGGGTCTGCAAATGATAGAACCTTCTCCACTTATCTCGGACTTGCTGACATGGCTGGGGTATATCAACTCTCTTATCAACCCCCTGCTGTACACCAGCTTTAATG
The sequence above is drawn from the Eleginops maclovinus isolate JMC-PN-2008 ecotype Puerto Natales chromosome 15, JC_Emac_rtc_rv5, whole genome shotgun sequence genome and encodes:
- the LOC134877006 gene encoding 5-hydroxytryptamine receptor 1E, whose protein sequence is MENFPGESASRPNLTNCTAPPASSLQAVQLTDEMAVMVVVLSLLTFLTALINAAVIIAICTTKKLHLPANYLICSLAVTDFLVALLVMPISILYMSMKRWSLGQVVCELWLSLDMTCCTCSILHLCVIALDRYWAITKAIEYACKRSARRAAFMVGMVWVISVFISMPPLFWRQRPSSGIFQQCIIEHDHLGYTLYSTFGAFYIPMIIILILYYRIYNAAKTLYQKRGSSRHLSSRSMGSQNSVIDHYRVSHTFCVSDLANSDLALATDKLNATIRIPSFEKDMDGQDEKNQICTLRERKAARILGLILGAFILCWLPFFLKELLVGLQMIEPSPLISDLLTWLGYINSLINPLLYTSFNDDFKLAFKKLLKRKEHA